In one window of Terriglobia bacterium DNA:
- a CDS encoding small ribosomal subunit Rsm22 family protein: MARSVAELSAFFTSHRRARPGNYLADPESRAAYIAYFLPANYSKLHAVFEEMKPLLVEHFEQVARERPNDQRAFRVLDVGAGPGTMTLAALEYLHALSPHGAFQFSAVDPNREMLKICRQLFHCLRDRIGIKEGQAGLKTHVASLQGLFSRPAAHAGPGSPFDIIILANVWNELEDSGPMSLPAQVSLIRGLLDQLGDHGALILIEPALRESSRTIHQLHDAVLEQIEGANVFAPCVHQGLCPCVAAGNEKDWCHTEFAWQPTGQITAIDRIIGNRKDALKFSYLVLRKDGKNVLDLNPLSMGCEGQSASWRVVSELIVEKGKRRAYLCGEPGRFQFTRLDRHESPANRVFGDLNRGDIVRISGAESRNEDWRLSDATAVERI; encoded by the coding sequence GTGGCTCGATCCGTCGCGGAACTGTCCGCCTTCTTCACCTCTCACCGCAGGGCCCGGCCGGGAAACTACCTTGCCGACCCAGAAAGCCGTGCTGCTTACATCGCCTATTTTCTGCCCGCCAATTACAGCAAGCTGCATGCGGTCTTCGAAGAGATGAAACCGCTGCTCGTGGAGCATTTCGAGCAGGTCGCCCGGGAACGCCCGAACGATCAGCGGGCATTTCGGGTTCTGGACGTCGGCGCCGGTCCCGGAACGATGACTCTGGCCGCGCTGGAATATCTGCACGCCCTCTCACCCCACGGGGCATTTCAGTTTTCTGCGGTCGATCCGAATCGCGAGATGCTGAAGATATGCCGGCAGCTTTTTCATTGTCTGCGAGACCGGATCGGGATTAAAGAGGGACAGGCAGGCTTGAAGACCCATGTGGCATCCCTCCAGGGGCTGTTCTCCCGCCCGGCGGCTCATGCCGGCCCCGGCAGTCCGTTTGACATCATAATTCTGGCCAACGTTTGGAATGAACTGGAGGATTCGGGGCCGATGTCTCTCCCGGCTCAAGTCAGTCTGATCAGGGGACTGCTCGACCAATTAGGGGATCACGGGGCCTTGATTCTGATTGAGCCCGCACTTCGCGAATCCTCCCGAACAATCCACCAGTTGCACGACGCCGTTCTCGAACAGATTGAAGGCGCAAATGTTTTCGCCCCCTGTGTCCACCAAGGCCTGTGTCCCTGTGTGGCCGCCGGGAACGAGAAAGACTGGTGCCATACCGAGTTTGCGTGGCAGCCGACCGGGCAGATCACGGCAATTGACCGGATCATTGGAAACCGCAAAGACGCGCTGAAATTTTCCTATCTCGTCCTTCGAAAAGATGGTAAAAATGTTCTGGATTTAAATCCTTTATCCATGGGATGCGAAGGACAGTCCGCCTCTTGGCGCGTGGTGAGTGAACTGATTGTCGAGAAGGGGAAGCGGCGCGCATACCTGTGCGGCGAACCCGGAAGGTTCCAGTTCACGCGCCTCGACCGCCACGAAAGCCCGGCCAATCGGGTGTTCGGTGATTTGAATCGAGGCGATATCGTCAGGATCAGCGGCGCGGAATCCCGCAACGAGGATTGGCGCCTCTCTGACGCGACCGCCGTAGAGAGAATTTGA
- a CDS encoding P1 family peptidase: MNRSTVQLIPGLALGHYTDAQARTGCTVLVCEQGAVPGVDIRGSASGTREIASCQPGHLIDRIHAIALAGGSAFGLAAADGVMEYLEQRGIGFDVGVTHVPIVASAIVYDLSVGNPWVRPDKQAGFSATASARSDRVEQGAVGAGTGATVGKLFGAECASPGGFGFSMLRFAGTDTKRHVGPKRFPSSRKSSPGNLITVQAFAVVNAFGDVVDPRSGRILAGTRVSPGSKKFADTVVQMKRGILWKGFKTGMEGSSGGLASGRRRRVSARRVDHAPSRMSESARASRRMLAEQMPEATRKMFEREGADTASRWRPQSTTLVVVATDAAFDKIQMQKIAQMAQNGLARVLRPAHTLLDGDTVFALSVFDERHSREADVNVVGEVAAEAAAEAILAAVRRA, encoded by the coding sequence ATGAACAGGTCCACAGTTCAACTCATCCCCGGGCTCGCGCTGGGGCATTACACGGATGCCCAGGCCCGGACCGGCTGTACCGTGTTGGTTTGCGAACAGGGCGCAGTCCCGGGGGTTGACATCCGCGGCTCCGCCTCGGGAACACGGGAGATCGCCTCCTGTCAGCCCGGTCATCTGATCGACCGGATCCACGCGATTGCCCTTGCCGGGGGCAGCGCCTTTGGTCTAGCTGCTGCGGACGGGGTGATGGAGTACCTGGAGCAGCGCGGGATCGGTTTTGATGTGGGGGTGACCCATGTCCCCATCGTTGCCTCCGCCATCGTGTATGATCTGTCCGTCGGAAATCCCTGGGTGAGGCCGGATAAGCAGGCGGGATTCAGCGCCACCGCCTCAGCACGGTCGGATCGCGTGGAACAGGGGGCCGTCGGCGCGGGGACGGGTGCTACGGTTGGAAAACTGTTTGGGGCGGAATGCGCCTCGCCCGGCGGGTTCGGATTCAGCATGCTGCGATTCGCCGGAACCGACACCAAACGCCACGTCGGTCCGAAACGTTTCCCGAGCAGCCGCAAGTCATCGCCCGGGAATCTGATCACGGTGCAGGCTTTTGCGGTTGTGAATGCTTTTGGGGACGTGGTCGACCCGCGAAGCGGACGAATTCTCGCGGGCACCCGCGTCTCGCCCGGTTCGAAGAAATTCGCGGATACGGTGGTCCAGATGAAGCGGGGAATCCTGTGGAAGGGTTTCAAGACAGGCATGGAAGGATCATCCGGGGGCCTGGCCAGCGGCAGACGGCGCAGAGTGAGCGCACGCCGGGTCGACCATGCCCCGTCCCGCATGAGTGAGTCGGCCCGGGCGTCCCGTCGTATGCTTGCCGAGCAGATGCCGGAAGCCACTCGAAAAATGTTTGAACGGGAGGGCGCAGACACCGCCTCCCGTTGGAGACCCCAGAGCACGACCCTGGTGGTGGTCGCAACCGATGCGGCATTCGACAAGATTCAAATGCAGAAAATCGCCCAGATGGCACAGAACGGCCTGGCGCGCGTGCTCCGGCCGGCCCATACCCTGCTGGACGGCGATACTGTGTTTGCTTTGTCCGTCTTCGATGAGCGCCACTCGAGGGAGGCCGATGTTAATGTCGTGGGCGAAGTGGCGGCAGAAGCAGCCGCCGAGGCGATTCTGGCGGCCGTAAGACGAGCGTGA